In a genomic window of candidate division WOR-3 bacterium:
- the ftsA gene encoding cell division protein FtsA, translating into MGKLRRIAAIDIGTTKVTCVIAEVDPTGKTEVKGYGVSPPDGFRMGVVISLDKATESFARAIEQAEKMANCRIGAGPVYTSITGDHIKHMPGLGAVPVSRPNKGIMPRDIEDVIRQAQTIRLPNDEQILHVIPTQFIVDGQRGVRNPLGLFGVRLEVEALLIIGAVTAIENIYRVMERLDIKHRVLVLQSLATSYGVCDEEDKELGVAIIDIGGVLEVSIYREGEIRFTKMLPVGAANITKDVAIGLRTSYQQAESIKREFGVAMAGMIERDEPLTIEDASGRGPKQVSRRLLASIIEPRVEELLNLADAEIRKSQLADGLSGGVILTGGGALLPGIDMLAEQICGMPVKIGRPERVGGPREVVTNPAFATSVGLIRCAVEGKSSQLHRLPVPGLGQRLWEDLKSWFS; encoded by the coding sequence ATGGGTAAATTGAGAAGGATTGCTGCAATTGATATCGGTACCACTAAGGTTACCTGTGTGATTGCCGAAGTGGATCCCACCGGTAAGACGGAAGTCAAGGGATACGGGGTGTCGCCACCGGACGGATTCCGGATGGGAGTTGTCATCAGCCTTGATAAGGCAACAGAGTCATTTGCCCGGGCAATTGAGCAGGCGGAAAAGATGGCGAACTGTCGTATTGGTGCTGGTCCGGTTTACACCAGCATTACCGGTGATCATATCAAGCATATGCCCGGATTAGGGGCAGTGCCGGTGAGCAGACCAAATAAGGGAATCATGCCACGTGATATAGAGGATGTAATACGTCAAGCACAGACCATTCGTCTACCGAATGATGAACAGATACTTCACGTTATCCCAACTCAGTTCATTGTTGATGGTCAGCGGGGAGTGCGGAATCCCTTGGGATTGTTTGGGGTCCGTTTAGAAGTAGAGGCATTGCTGATCATCGGCGCGGTTACCGCGATCGAGAACATATATCGGGTAATGGAACGGCTGGATATCAAACACCGGGTGTTAGTACTTCAGTCGCTGGCTACTTCCTACGGAGTTTGTGATGAGGAAGACAAGGAGCTGGGAGTAGCGATTATTGATATCGGCGGAGTACTGGAGGTATCGATCTATCGGGAAGGGGAAATCCGGTTTACGAAAATGCTCCCGGTTGGCGCCGCAAATATTACTAAGGACGTGGCAATCGGACTGCGGACTTCGTATCAACAGGCAGAGAGTATCAAGCGGGAGTTCGGGGTGGCAATGGCGGGGATGATTGAAAGAGATGAACCACTGACGATTGAAGATGCTTCAGGCCGGGGGCCCAAGCAAGTGTCCCGACGCCTGCTGGCATCAATCATTGAGCCCCGGGTGGAGGAGCTGCTTAACTTGGCGGATGCGGAAATCAGAAAGTCACAGCTTGCGGACGGACTTTCCGGAGGTGTTATTCTGACTGGGGGTGGTGCTCTTTTACCCGGGATTGATATGCTTGCTGAGCAGATTTGTGGGATGCCGGTAAAAATCGGAAGGCCGGAACGGGTAGGAGGACCACGAGAAGTGGTTACGAATCCGGCGTTCGCCACTTCTGTAGGGTTGATCCGCTGTGCAGTTGAAGGGAAAAGTAGTCAGTTGCATCGTTTGCCTGTTCCCGGTTTGGGACAAAGGCTGTGGGAAGATTTGAAGTCGTGGTTTTCTTAA
- the ftsZ gene encoding cell division protein FtsZ, translating to MIEPVEERNLTRIGVFGVGGAGCNAINHMVDARLSGVELFAVNTDLQALSMSLAPNKIQIGAQLTGGLGSGGDPRIGRQAAEESISVLRENLAGFDMVFIAAGEGGGTGTGAAPVVAQEAKQQGALVVAVVTRPFDFEGRQRREKAQAGIDALRPHVDTLIVIPNQRILEVYGAQPCFEAFRLADEVLLNAVRGISEIVTTRQLINIDFADVRTVMSERGGAVMSVGIAQGEGRATEAAHRALRSPLIEDVSIESARRVLLNISGDESMTLKEVDEAAQIIYHATNGQADIRMGAARLSDLNSAMKVTLIATGLNEPLPRIDDVADLLSGVDLNPLRRNLNPKGELPVDKTDLEIPTFIRRQLD from the coding sequence GTGATTGAGCCGGTAGAGGAAAGAAATCTGACCCGGATCGGTGTATTCGGGGTCGGTGGGGCAGGCTGTAATGCCATAAATCATATGGTTGATGCCCGTCTAAGTGGAGTGGAACTGTTTGCGGTCAATACCGATCTCCAAGCGCTGTCAATGTCTCTGGCACCGAACAAGATTCAGATTGGTGCGCAGCTAACCGGTGGTCTGGGTTCGGGCGGTGATCCGAGAATTGGCCGGCAGGCAGCTGAGGAATCAATCAGTGTCCTGCGTGAGAATCTTGCTGGGTTTGATATGGTTTTTATTGCCGCCGGTGAAGGTGGTGGTACAGGTACCGGTGCTGCACCGGTGGTTGCTCAGGAGGCCAAGCAGCAGGGGGCACTGGTGGTCGCAGTTGTTACTCGGCCGTTTGATTTTGAAGGCCGGCAGCGTCGCGAGAAAGCTCAGGCAGGAATCGATGCGCTCAGACCGCATGTTGATACGCTGATTGTAATTCCCAATCAGCGGATTCTGGAAGTTTACGGCGCCCAGCCCTGTTTTGAGGCATTTCGGCTCGCAGATGAAGTGCTGTTAAATGCAGTTCGGGGAATATCAGAGATTGTTACGACCCGGCAGTTAATCAATATTGATTTTGCCGATGTGCGTACCGTGATGAGCGAGCGGGGAGGAGCGGTGATGTCGGTAGGGATTGCTCAAGGAGAGGGGCGTGCCACTGAAGCAGCACACCGGGCGTTGCGTTCGCCATTGATTGAGGACGTATCGATTGAGAGCGCCCGTCGGGTCCTGCTGAATATCTCGGGCGATGAATCAATGACACTGAAAGAGGTAGATGAGGCTGCCCAGATTATCTACCATGCAACGAATGGACAGGCAGATATCCGGATGGGGGCTGCTCGTCTGAGCGATCTGAATTCCGCAATGAAGGTGACGCTGATTGCTACCGGGCTCAACGAACCTTTGCCGCGAATTGATGATGTAGCTGACCTTTTGAGCGGGGTAGATTTGAATCCTCTGCGGCGTAATTTAAATCCTAAAGGCGAACTGCCGGTAGATAAAACGGATTTAGAGATTCCTACTTTTATCCGTCGGCAACTCGATTAA
- the purF gene encoding amidophosphoribosyltransferase, producing the protein MCGVLGLFYFNQPVAPDLVTGLIALQHRGQDSAGILTSDVTLHLKKGNGLVSRVFNEKNLSRLTGSLGIGHTRYPTIGPGTSEDAQPFFVNHPYGIGMVHNGNLTNYFSLRHELETRDLRQLTSFCDVEPILNVFASELEKYRSEPLKPEHIYQAVKTVFQRAKGAYSVVALIHQQGLVAFRDQSGIRPLVLGKRRVSAEHSSHSLRHSVLRKRPVYEFAVASESVALDLIGFTEFRDVQPGEVIFIDRHHRLHHHLLNSCKPRTCIFEYVYFARPDSVIDGIEVYEARLRLGNTLAHEVMRRNIQPEIVIPVPDTARPAGAALARALNIEMREGLIKNRYIARTFITPATVNRSVSVRQKLNPVRSQIQNKNILLVDDSIVRGTTSREIVQMVREAGARHVYLAVTAPPLRFPCVYGIDMMTRGEFIAKGKTEPQIARLIGVDELIYQSYDGLIQAVRGNHHDRQFCTACFNGNYPTGITERDLRALEAERRRWMEQAERKMPE; encoded by the coding sequence GTGTGTGGTGTTCTCGGCCTTTTCTACTTTAATCAACCGGTAGCACCGGACTTAGTTACTGGCCTGATCGCACTCCAACACCGGGGACAGGACTCTGCCGGAATTCTGACCTCCGATGTTACACTTCATTTGAAAAAAGGAAACGGGCTGGTAAGCCGAGTGTTCAATGAAAAGAATCTTTCCCGGCTTACCGGTTCACTGGGGATCGGACATACCCGTTACCCGACGATCGGGCCGGGAACCAGTGAAGATGCCCAGCCATTCTTTGTTAATCATCCCTATGGCATTGGTATGGTCCATAACGGCAATCTTACCAATTATTTCAGCCTACGACACGAATTGGAAACAAGAGATCTGCGCCAGCTGACCAGTTTCTGTGATGTCGAACCGATCCTGAATGTTTTTGCCAGTGAACTGGAAAAATACCGTTCGGAACCGCTGAAACCGGAACACATTTACCAGGCAGTGAAAACAGTGTTCCAGCGGGCTAAGGGTGCCTATTCCGTGGTAGCGCTCATTCATCAGCAGGGTCTGGTTGCCTTCCGCGACCAGAGCGGTATCCGTCCGTTGGTGCTGGGAAAAAGGAGGGTATCAGCCGAACACAGTTCGCACAGCCTACGCCATAGTGTACTGAGGAAAAGACCGGTTTATGAATTCGCCGTCGCTTCAGAAAGCGTTGCCTTGGATCTGATCGGCTTTACCGAATTCCGTGATGTTCAGCCGGGAGAAGTCATTTTCATCGACCGTCATCACCGACTCCACCATCACCTGCTTAATTCATGTAAACCCCGCACTTGCATCTTTGAATATGTATATTTTGCCCGGCCTGATTCAGTCATCGATGGTATTGAAGTTTACGAGGCACGGTTGCGGCTCGGTAATACACTCGCTCACGAGGTTATGCGCCGTAACATCCAACCCGAGATTGTAATACCGGTTCCGGATACTGCCCGACCGGCGGGTGCTGCTCTTGCCCGGGCACTGAATATCGAGATGCGGGAAGGTCTGATCAAGAACCGCTACATCGCTCGGACCTTCATTACCCCGGCAACAGTCAATCGCTCTGTTTCTGTCCGTCAGAAACTCAATCCGGTGCGTTCCCAGATTCAGAACAAGAATATTCTGCTTGTTGACGATTCAATTGTCCGGGGAACAACCTCCAGAGAGATTGTTCAGATGGTCCGGGAAGCCGGTGCGCGCCATGTTTACTTGGCGGTTACCGCACCCCCGCTCCGCTTCCCATGTGTCTACGGAATTGACATGATGACCCGGGGCGAATTCATCGCCAAGGGAAAAACCGAACCGCAGATCGCAAGACTGATCGGTGTAGATGAACTGATATACCAGAGCTATGACGGTCTGATCCAAGCAGTCAGAGGTAATCACCACGACCGTCAGTTTTGTACCGCCTGTTTCAACGGTAACTATCCCACTGGGATTACCGAACGTGACCTGCGCGCTTTGGAAGCCGAACGCCGGCGCTGGATGGAACAGGCGGAAAGGAAGATGCCGGAATAA
- a CDS encoding DNA polymerase IV — protein sequence MSTQPLLVFDWQNAILHVDADAFFAACEQATNPHLAGKPLIVGRERGIVTAASYEAKVLGIKRGMRIRDVKHLYPAVIVLNSDYEKYSLFSIRMMDILRRFSPAVEEYSIDEAFVDITGLRRAYHCSYEELGFRIQETIRTELGISVSIGISLTKVLAKIASQHRKPGGLTVIPGRQIHLYLEKLPVDAVWGIGTSTAAWCNKLGIRTALDLARRSEMFIHKHLPKPCYEIWQELNGRPVYPVNPEPKNNYQSISKATTFPPTTSRFAIFSRLSANLEAACFKARRYQLAPQRLILFLRTQEFQESAVELKLSAPTAYPLLLAPFIQQGFDAIYQPGKVYRQTGVILTRLVSTRNSQITLFDDPLRLEKMERLYRAVDLLKRRMGSEVIGSGMALTVSPGMAKRLKIPYLDIRLRD from the coding sequence ATGAGCACCCAGCCACTCCTGGTCTTTGACTGGCAAAATGCGATTCTGCATGTAGATGCCGACGCCTTCTTTGCTGCCTGTGAGCAGGCAACCAATCCCCACCTTGCCGGTAAACCGCTGATCGTCGGCAGAGAGCGGGGAATTGTTACTGCTGCCAGTTATGAAGCCAAGGTGCTTGGTATCAAACGGGGCATGCGGATCCGGGATGTGAAACACCTTTATCCAGCGGTAATTGTTCTTAACTCCGATTATGAAAAATACAGTCTGTTTTCGATCCGGATGATGGATATTCTCCGCCGATTTTCTCCAGCGGTCGAAGAATACTCAATTGATGAAGCGTTTGTGGACATTACCGGCCTGCGCCGGGCCTATCACTGCTCCTATGAGGAACTGGGCTTCCGGATTCAGGAAACAATCCGGACAGAACTGGGCATCTCGGTTTCCATCGGCATCAGCCTCACTAAAGTTCTCGCTAAGATCGCCTCTCAGCACAGAAAACCCGGGGGCCTGACAGTAATCCCGGGACGACAGATTCACCTGTATCTGGAAAAATTGCCCGTGGATGCGGTCTGGGGAATCGGAACCAGTACCGCTGCCTGGTGTAATAAACTAGGCATCAGAACTGCACTGGACCTCGCCCGCCGGTCCGAAATGTTTATCCATAAACACCTCCCTAAACCCTGCTACGAAATCTGGCAGGAACTAAACGGCCGACCGGTATATCCGGTAAATCCCGAACCCAAGAACAACTACCAGTCAATCAGCAAGGCAACGACATTCCCACCGACCACCAGCCGGTTTGCGATCTTCAGCAGGCTCAGCGCCAATCTTGAAGCCGCCTGCTTCAAAGCCCGGCGCTATCAGCTGGCACCTCAGCGTCTGATTCTGTTTCTCCGCACCCAGGAATTTCAGGAAAGCGCAGTGGAATTGAAGCTGTCCGCACCAACAGCGTATCCGCTTCTATTAGCTCCATTTATTCAACAGGGGTTTGATGCGATCTATCAACCCGGGAAGGTTTACCGGCAAACCGGCGTCATTCTGACTCGACTGGTCTCTACCCGTAACAGTCAAATTACACTCTTTGACGATCCGCTCCGCTTGGAAAAAATGGAACGACTTTATCGGGCAGTCGATTTATTAAAAAGACGCATGGGCAGTGAGGTAATCGGTTCGGGCATGGCATTAACCGTTTCTCCCGGGATGGCAAAACGGTTGAAAATCCCGTACCTTGACATCAGACTGCGTGATTAA
- the lexA gene encoding transcriptional repressor LexA, giving the protein MRRSADLNNKIEQLRQFYRQRCRMPSYTEIAQLFGWRSKNAVFRLVKKLKAQGIITQDEKGRLIPQKLLSPLKLLGTVEAGFPSPAEEELLDKISLDEWLIRNSAATFLLKVTGNSMREAGILPGDMVLIDRSITPKNGDIVIAEVDGEWTIKYLRKQGGQIILVPANPNYPPLKPRAELRIGGVVTAVIRKYR; this is encoded by the coding sequence ATGAGGCGAAGTGCTGACTTGAACAATAAAATTGAACAGCTCCGGCAGTTCTACCGGCAGCGGTGCCGGATGCCGTCTTACACTGAAATTGCGCAGCTCTTTGGCTGGCGTTCCAAAAATGCGGTTTTCCGGCTGGTGAAGAAACTGAAGGCACAGGGGATCATCACTCAGGATGAAAAAGGTAGGCTTATCCCTCAGAAACTGCTTTCACCCCTGAAACTGCTCGGAACCGTTGAAGCCGGCTTTCCCTCCCCTGCCGAGGAGGAACTTCTGGACAAAATTTCACTTGATGAATGGCTGATACGCAACTCAGCCGCTACCTTCCTCTTGAAGGTCACCGGCAATTCAATGCGGGAAGCCGGCATTCTCCCGGGAGACATGGTTCTGATCGACCGCTCAATCACCCCCAAGAATGGCGATATCGTGATTGCTGAGGTTGATGGTGAATGGACGATCAAGTACTTAAGAAAACAGGGAGGACAGATTATCCTCGTCCCCGCAAATCCGAACTACCCGCCTTTGAAGCCCAGAGCAGAACTCCGAATCGGTGGGGTGGTTACCGCCGTAATCCGGAAATACCGATGA